In Synechococcus sp. CC9616, the following are encoded in one genomic region:
- the nuoK gene encoding NADH-quinone oxidoreductase subunit NuoK codes for MNDFVSGLPSLQAYLLLAALLFCIGVWGLINSRNAVRVLMSIELMLNGVNINLMAFSSYVDGDLIRGQVFAVFVITVAAAEAAVGLAILLSLYRNRVTVDMEQFNLLRW; via the coding sequence ATGAACGACTTTGTTTCCGGACTTCCTTCCCTTCAGGCATACCTGCTCCTGGCGGCGCTGTTGTTCTGCATCGGTGTCTGGGGTTTGATCAACAGTCGCAACGCTGTTCGGGTGTTGATGAGTATCGAACTGATGCTCAATGGTGTGAATATCAACCTCATGGCCTTTTCCTCATACGTGGATGGCGATCTCATCCGAGGTCAGGTGTTTGCCGTGTTTGTGATCACTGTGGCTGCAGCTGAGGCAGCGGTTGGGCTCGCCATCCTGCTGTCGCTTTACCGCAACCGAGTTACGGTTGATATGGAACAGTTCAACCTGCTCCGCTGGTAA
- a CDS encoding NADH-quinone oxidoreductase subunit J, with amino-acid sequence MTIAGTTELICFVVLSAVVVAGALGVVLLSNIVYSAFLLGGVFMAVAGLYLLLNASFVAAAQVLVYVGAINVLILFAIMLVNKREDLKAIDRLNLRRFVSAGVCFGLLALLVRVIVTTPWSLPGPPVVGEEATARIGEHLFTDYLLPFEVASVLLLMAMIGAIVLARRDVLATDVATGEAADQGLIEKARTPLLLDRRPS; translated from the coding sequence ATGACCATCGCTGGAACCACTGAGCTCATTTGTTTCGTGGTGCTCTCTGCCGTCGTCGTGGCTGGAGCCCTCGGTGTTGTTCTGCTCAGCAACATCGTCTACTCAGCGTTTCTGCTGGGCGGCGTGTTCATGGCAGTGGCTGGGCTCTACCTGCTCCTGAATGCCAGTTTCGTTGCGGCAGCTCAGGTGCTCGTCTACGTGGGAGCCATCAACGTTCTGATCCTGTTCGCGATCATGCTTGTGAACAAACGCGAGGATCTCAAAGCGATTGATCGTCTCAATCTTCGGCGTTTCGTTTCTGCAGGTGTCTGCTTTGGGCTCTTAGCCCTGCTCGTGCGCGTCATCGTCACGACCCCATGGTCCTTGCCCGGTCCTCCGGTTGTTGGAGAGGAGGCCACGGCCAGGATCGGTGAGCACCTGTTCACGGATTACCTGCTTCCTTTCGAAGTCGCTTCGGTTCTCCTGCTGATGGCCATGATTGGCGCCATAGTTCTCGCCCGTCGCGATGTGCTGGCCACGGATGTGGCCACCGGAGAAGCCGCTGATCAGGGCCTGATTGAAAAAGCCCGTACGCCTCTCCTGCTCGACCGCCGCCCCTCCTGA
- the ndhI gene encoding NAD(P)H-quinone oxidoreductase subunit I: MFGFLRQVGDYTRDAVDAARNLAQGFSVTFDHMKRRPVTVQYPYEKLIPSERYRGRIHYEFDKCIACEVCVRVCPINLPVVDWVMNKATKKKELRNYSIDFGVCIFCGNCVEYCPTNCLSMTEEYELAAFDRHSLNYDNVALGRLPTSVTTDPSVRPLRELAYLPAGEMSPHGVAPDRPRAGKLPAQVLETLEPPKPSRSEDAGQSADQAEEAEG; the protein is encoded by the coding sequence ATGTTCGGATTTCTCAGACAGGTCGGTGATTACACGCGCGATGCGGTCGATGCCGCGCGCAATCTCGCCCAGGGCTTTTCGGTCACCTTCGATCACATGAAGCGCCGTCCGGTCACGGTGCAGTATCCCTACGAGAAGCTCATTCCTTCCGAGCGTTATCGCGGACGGATTCACTACGAGTTCGATAAGTGCATCGCCTGTGAGGTCTGTGTTCGCGTCTGTCCCATCAACCTTCCGGTGGTTGATTGGGTGATGAACAAGGCCACGAAGAAAAAGGAGCTGCGGAACTATTCGATCGACTTCGGCGTTTGCATTTTCTGCGGAAATTGCGTGGAGTATTGCCCAACAAACTGCCTCTCGATGACCGAGGAGTACGAGTTGGCAGCCTTCGATCGTCACAGCCTCAATTACGACAATGTCGCTCTTGGTCGCCTGCCCACCAGCGTCACCACGGATCCATCGGTTCGCCCCCTGAGAGAGCTGGCTTACCTGCCTGCCGGAGAGATGTCACCACACGGTGTGGCTCCGGATCGGCCTCGGGCCGGGAAACTGCCGGCGCAAGTGCTTGAAACTCTGGAACCACCCAAACCATCCAGGTCTGAGGATGCAGGACAATCAGCCGATCAAGCGGAGGAGGCTGAGGGATGA
- the nuoH gene encoding NADH-quinone oxidoreductase subunit NuoH: MSPGLDLELSFSQAMQGLGLSAQAARLLWLPLPMLLVLVAAVVGVLVSVWLERKISAAVQQRIGPEYAGALGILQPLADGLKLLVKEDIIPARADSLLFTLGPVLVVVPVIVSWLIIPFGQNLLISNVGVGIFLWIAFSSIQPIGLLMSGYASNNKYSLLGGLRAAAQSISYEIPLALAVLAIVMMSNSLSTVDIVGQQTGAGILSWNIWRQPVGFLIFWICALAECERLPFDLPEAEEELVAGYQTEYAGMKFALFYLAGYINLVLSAVLVSVLYLGGWGFPIPVEWLAGWLGQPIDAPVVQVITGSVGIVMTVLKAYLLVFVAILLRWSTPRVRIDQLLDLGWKFLLPLSLVNLLVTAALKLAFPVAFGG, from the coding sequence GTGAGCCCGGGACTGGACCTCGAACTGAGCTTCAGCCAGGCCATGCAGGGACTTGGACTGTCTGCTCAGGCAGCACGCCTGCTCTGGCTGCCCCTGCCGATGCTTTTGGTGCTGGTCGCCGCCGTGGTCGGTGTTCTGGTGTCGGTTTGGCTGGAACGCAAGATTTCCGCTGCTGTTCAGCAGCGCATCGGTCCTGAATATGCCGGTGCTCTCGGCATTCTTCAGCCCCTGGCCGATGGTCTCAAGCTGTTGGTCAAGGAAGACATCATTCCGGCCAGGGCTGACAGCCTGCTGTTCACTCTGGGCCCGGTCCTAGTGGTCGTCCCGGTGATTGTGTCCTGGCTGATCATTCCGTTCGGTCAGAACCTGTTGATCAGCAATGTCGGAGTCGGAATCTTTCTGTGGATCGCTTTCAGCAGCATCCAACCGATCGGATTGTTGATGAGTGGATATGCCTCGAACAACAAATATTCCCTGCTGGGAGGCCTGAGGGCCGCTGCCCAGTCGATCAGCTACGAAATTCCTCTGGCTCTTGCGGTGCTGGCAATCGTGATGATGAGCAACTCACTCAGCACGGTTGACATCGTTGGCCAGCAGACCGGTGCCGGCATCCTGAGCTGGAACATCTGGCGGCAGCCGGTGGGTTTTCTGATCTTCTGGATCTGCGCACTGGCCGAATGTGAGCGCCTGCCGTTCGACCTTCCTGAGGCGGAGGAGGAACTGGTGGCCGGTTACCAGACCGAGTACGCCGGCATGAAATTCGCCCTCTTCTACCTCGCCGGTTACATCAACCTCGTGCTCTCGGCCGTGTTGGTGTCGGTCCTCTATCTGGGTGGATGGGGGTTCCCGATTCCAGTGGAGTGGCTCGCCGGCTGGCTTGGTCAGCCCATCGATGCCCCAGTTGTGCAGGTGATCACAGGGTCCGTTGGCATTGTGATGACCGTGCTGAAGGCCTATCTGCTGGTGTTTGTGGCCATCCTCCTGCGCTGGAGTACTCCCCGTGTGCGCATCGACCAGTTGCTTGATCTCGGCTGGAAATTTCTCTTGCCTCTGTCGCTGGTCAACCTGCTGGTGACGGCAGCGTTAAAGCTGGCATTCCCAGTTGCTTTTGGCGGCTGA
- a CDS encoding citrate synthase encodes MAQQQSGELRHARTGIELRPGLDGVPATQSAICDIEGQEGLLTYRGFPIAELATNSSFLETAFLLIWGELPTRDQLADFEHQVQMHRRVSFRVRDMMKCFPATGHPMDALQSSAASLGLFYSRRAIDDPQYIYDAVVRLIAKIPTMVAAFQLIRKGQDPIQPRDDLAYSANFLYMLTEREPDPLAARIFDRCLILHAEHSLNASTFSARVTASTLTDPYAVVASAVGTLAGPLHGGANEDVLAMLEQIGSPANAGAYLDEAIAAKRKIMGFGHREYKVKDPRAVILQSLAEEMFARFGHDALYDVARALEQEAESRLGAKGIYPNVDFYSGLVYRKLGIPRDLFTPVFAISRVAGWLAHWREQLGANRIFRPSQIYSGSEPRAWIPINERPQASAA; translated from the coding sequence GTGGCTCAACAGCAGTCAGGCGAACTGCGCCATGCGCGCACTGGAATCGAACTCAGGCCAGGTCTCGATGGGGTCCCTGCCACCCAATCGGCGATCTGCGATATCGAGGGACAGGAGGGCCTGCTCACGTATCGAGGGTTTCCCATTGCTGAGCTGGCGACCAACAGCAGCTTCCTTGAGACCGCCTTCCTGCTGATCTGGGGTGAACTGCCAACCCGGGACCAGCTCGCTGACTTTGAGCATCAGGTGCAGATGCACCGGCGCGTCAGTTTCCGGGTGCGGGACATGATGAAGTGCTTCCCGGCGACGGGACATCCGATGGATGCCCTGCAGTCCAGCGCCGCCTCGCTTGGGTTGTTTTATTCGCGCCGAGCGATCGATGACCCGCAGTACATCTATGACGCCGTTGTGCGTCTGATCGCGAAGATCCCGACGATGGTGGCGGCCTTCCAGCTGATACGGAAAGGCCAAGACCCGATTCAACCCAGGGATGATCTCGCCTACTCGGCCAATTTCCTGTACATGCTCACCGAGCGTGAACCGGATCCGCTGGCCGCAAGGATTTTTGATCGCTGTCTGATCCTCCATGCGGAGCACAGCCTCAATGCCAGCACCTTCAGTGCCCGGGTCACCGCCAGCACCCTCACCGATCCTTATGCGGTTGTGGCTTCCGCCGTTGGCACCCTGGCCGGACCTCTCCATGGCGGCGCCAATGAGGATGTTCTGGCGATGCTCGAGCAGATCGGTTCTCCCGCCAATGCGGGCGCTTATCTCGACGAAGCCATTGCGGCAAAGCGCAAGATCATGGGCTTCGGTCACCGTGAATACAAGGTGAAGGATCCCCGTGCGGTCATCCTGCAATCACTTGCCGAGGAAATGTTTGCCCGCTTCGGACACGATGCGTTGTACGACGTCGCCCGTGCCCTCGAGCAGGAGGCGGAATCCCGTCTTGGTGCCAAGGGGATCTATCCGAATGTCGACTTCTATTCGGGTTTGGTTTATCGAAAGCTGGGCATTCCAAGGGATCTGTTCACCCCTGTTTTTGCCATCTCGAGGGTGGCCGGCTGGCTTGCTCACTGGCGTGAGCAGTTGGGTGCGAACCGCATCTTCCGTCCGTCCCAGATCTATTCGGGTTCCGAACCTCGCGCTTGGATCCCCATCAATGAGCGTCCCCAGGCTTCGGCCGCTTAA
- the sixA gene encoding phosphohistidine phosphatase SixA: MPASNSVDLLLLRHGIAEERLDGLDHPDRALTARGQRRAHAVASALVQRGVQVDRLITSPYQRALETAQIAVGAGLAPMLELHQALLPGGDVLALVRQLTGRVCLVGHEPDLSWLASDLLGLPSRAIALKKAGLIHVHGFDCHWELQALLRPALLLDPVKA, from the coding sequence ATGCCCGCCTCGAACTCGGTTGACCTGCTGTTGTTGCGTCATGGGATTGCTGAGGAGCGTCTTGATGGGCTCGATCATCCAGACAGGGCGCTGACCGCCAGGGGCCAGCGCCGCGCGCATGCTGTGGCCAGTGCCCTTGTCCAGCGCGGTGTGCAGGTCGATCGTCTGATCACCAGTCCTTACCAACGCGCTTTGGAAACGGCTCAGATTGCTGTGGGTGCTGGTCTGGCGCCGATGCTTGAGCTTCATCAGGCTCTCCTGCCCGGTGGAGACGTCCTCGCGTTGGTTCGCCAGCTCACGGGACGGGTTTGTTTGGTCGGCCATGAACCAGATCTGAGTTGGCTGGCCTCCGACCTGCTCGGGCTGCCATCCAGAGCCATTGCCCTGAAGAAGGCCGGCCTGATCCACGTGCATGGTTTTGATTGCCATTGGGAGCTGCAGGCTTTGCTGCGCCCGGCCTTGCTGCTCGATCCCGTGAAGGCCTGA
- a CDS encoding DUF3352 domain-containing protein: MKARSFLTVIAGVLLALLLLALALLWGVDRRSPLRLASQPLELPRAARFVPREADLSLHWLADPVRLPAYVQAVSQPSERRASRDAARRWRDGVFALAGLDFDRELAAWLGPELSLTLIDPGDSGGSPGWVLALTSRDSDGARRFLQRFWQTRSLAGTDLQVSRYRGMGLISGRGALLGREPQPLATALIDDDLLLLASGRGVLETALDVSQLQDQHQLGDARLQQELSALGDGVALLTASPRALQNWLQLPPVLAERRDLTGLVAALQPQGTDLAVEARLRFRDRWEMPPWAPLQDLASDAGGRAAWLASLQDPARLLALDESHPFSQWFGPLLRTQLNNQSALESIIGRDDGPLLWLQQEAGWLLASRSGHPDLDAVKADLEADGLARSQLAGDEEKLQVWTRLVRQRGNGDGLQAQLAVAMAQEAGRHWWGETLEALQGRQDHRGLQPRLQQLQQLKLDHAPTQVLLLDSDPAQRLMARWRPWITLQALAGQPLQSRVRGLVLAAESAGQDEQEPVLPLHARLELG, translated from the coding sequence ATGAAGGCCCGCTCATTCCTCACAGTCATCGCAGGGGTGTTGTTGGCGCTGCTGCTGCTTGCGCTCGCCCTGCTTTGGGGAGTGGATCGGCGCAGTCCCCTGCGACTGGCCAGCCAGCCTCTGGAGTTGCCGCGTGCGGCGCGCTTTGTCCCCAGGGAGGCGGATCTTTCGCTGCACTGGCTGGCTGATCCCGTGCGTCTGCCGGCCTACGTGCAGGCGGTGTCACAGCCATCGGAGCGCCGCGCATCCCGAGATGCCGCACGCCGTTGGCGGGATGGGGTGTTCGCTCTGGCAGGCCTTGATTTCGATCGGGAGCTGGCGGCATGGCTGGGGCCGGAACTGAGTCTCACGCTCATTGACCCCGGCGATTCTGGTGGGTCGCCCGGTTGGGTGCTGGCGCTCACCAGCCGGGACAGTGATGGGGCCAGACGTTTCCTGCAGCGTTTCTGGCAGACGCGCAGCCTGGCCGGTACGGACCTGCAGGTGAGTCGCTATCGGGGCATGGGCCTGATCAGTGGCCGTGGTGCTCTTCTCGGCCGCGAGCCCCAGCCGCTGGCGACGGCCCTGATTGATGACGATCTGCTCCTGCTCGCTTCTGGCCGCGGCGTGTTGGAGACCGCCTTAGATGTTTCTCAGCTGCAGGATCAGCATCAACTTGGCGATGCCAGGCTGCAGCAGGAGCTGTCTGCTCTTGGCGATGGGGTTGCGCTGCTGACGGCGTCACCCCGAGCTCTGCAGAACTGGCTTCAGTTGCCACCTGTTCTCGCCGAGCGCCGAGATCTCACAGGATTGGTTGCGGCGTTACAGCCCCAGGGCACGGATTTGGCGGTGGAGGCCAGGCTGCGGTTCCGGGATCGATGGGAGATGCCTCCCTGGGCGCCGCTACAGGATCTCGCCTCCGATGCCGGTGGTCGCGCAGCGTGGCTGGCCTCGTTGCAGGATCCAGCGCGCTTGCTGGCCCTCGATGAGTCCCACCCCTTCAGTCAATGGTTTGGTCCGCTGCTGAGGACGCAGCTCAACAACCAATCAGCGCTGGAGTCGATCATCGGTCGCGATGACGGTCCTCTGCTGTGGCTCCAGCAGGAGGCGGGCTGGTTGCTTGCCAGTCGTTCCGGGCATCCTGATTTGGACGCGGTCAAAGCCGATCTCGAGGCGGATGGTCTCGCCCGTTCCCAGCTCGCTGGCGATGAGGAAAAGCTGCAGGTTTGGACTCGCCTGGTGCGCCAGCGCGGCAATGGCGACGGCTTGCAGGCCCAGCTGGCTGTGGCAATGGCCCAGGAGGCCGGACGTCACTGGTGGGGGGAAACGCTTGAGGCTCTGCAGGGACGCCAAGACCATCGAGGCTTGCAACCAAGGCTGCAGCAGTTGCAGCAGCTCAAGCTGGATCATGCGCCGACGCAGGTTCTGCTGTTGGATTCGGACCCGGCCCAGCGGCTGATGGCCCGCTGGCGCCCCTGGATCACGCTCCAGGCTCTGGCTGGTCAGCCCCTGCAGTCCAGGGTGCGCGGCCTTGTGCTTGCAGCTGAATCCGCTGGTCAAGATGAGCAGGAACCGGTGCTGCCCCTGCATGCCCGCCTCGAACTCGGTTGA
- a CDS encoding rhodanese-like domain-containing protein, translated as MHSTDPRSISAPELHRWLEAEGMPPRLIDVREDSELEVAPFPGDVLHLPLSRSSDWMDTVLGELQTDRAVVVLCHAGIRSRHFGLWLLAQNGALEVWNLEGGIDAWSLQVDPAVPRY; from the coding sequence ATGCACAGCACGGATCCACGCTCGATCTCAGCTCCTGAGCTGCATCGCTGGCTCGAGGCGGAAGGCATGCCACCCCGGCTCATCGACGTACGGGAGGACAGCGAATTAGAGGTTGCACCCTTCCCGGGAGACGTTCTGCATCTGCCTCTGAGTCGCTCCAGCGACTGGATGGATACGGTTCTGGGCGAACTGCAGACCGACCGGGCGGTGGTGGTGCTGTGCCATGCCGGAATCCGCAGCCGACATTTCGGACTGTGGCTGCTTGCACAGAATGGCGCACTGGAGGTGTGGAATCTTGAGGGTGGAATTGATGCCTGGAGTCTCCAGGTCGATCCCGCAGTTCCCCGGTACTGA
- the hrcA gene encoding heat-inducible transcriptional repressor HrcA translates to MKPLSTRQQEVLQATVHHYVDTIEPVGSRTLVQRFGLKASSATVRSAMGALEQRGLLTQPHTSAGRVPSPLGYRHYVDCLLPEPGVAVQHLERELTGLSLRWAALDDLLLQLARRLTDFTGLMSLITRPGGTQAQLEAIRLVSSGDRLLVMLVEDSGRASHLNLRLPHGAEDELKAVERWIDQQLADGGLNWNSLPPHLQRSGDVLRSALDQSSSVTNTEQPTVVHGLSRLLAEPEFQTVQELRPLMELIDERPGALVGAGQQARVWIGDEHPQTAMQPCAVVQAPYRCGSDGIGQVALIGPMRMAYATARAAVQRVARHLEILLG, encoded by the coding sequence ATGAAGCCCCTGTCTACAAGACAACAAGAGGTGCTGCAGGCCACCGTGCATCACTACGTGGACACGATCGAACCCGTGGGCAGTCGCACCCTGGTTCAGCGCTTCGGGCTGAAGGCAAGCTCAGCGACGGTTCGTTCCGCGATGGGTGCCCTGGAGCAGCGGGGACTGCTCACGCAACCTCATACATCAGCGGGGCGAGTCCCGAGCCCACTGGGCTACCGCCATTACGTGGATTGCCTGCTGCCTGAACCCGGCGTTGCCGTGCAACATCTCGAACGGGAGCTCACAGGCCTCAGCCTGCGCTGGGCAGCGCTGGATGATCTGCTTCTGCAGCTGGCGCGGCGACTCACCGATTTCACCGGCCTGATGAGTTTGATCACGCGGCCGGGAGGCACCCAGGCTCAGCTGGAAGCGATCCGACTTGTTTCCAGTGGCGATCGCCTGCTGGTGATGCTGGTTGAGGACAGCGGACGCGCGAGCCATCTCAACCTTCGTCTCCCCCATGGCGCCGAAGACGAACTCAAAGCGGTGGAGCGCTGGATCGATCAGCAACTCGCCGACGGTGGCCTGAACTGGAATTCACTGCCTCCCCACCTGCAGAGAAGTGGGGATGTGCTGCGCAGCGCCCTCGATCAATCCAGCTCGGTGACGAATACGGAGCAACCCACCGTGGTGCACGGCCTATCGCGTTTGTTGGCCGAGCCTGAATTTCAGACGGTTCAGGAGCTCAGGCCCCTGATGGAGTTGATCGATGAACGCCCGGGCGCGCTTGTTGGGGCAGGGCAGCAGGCCAGGGTCTGGATCGGCGATGAACATCCCCAAACCGCCATGCAGCCCTGCGCCGTTGTGCAGGCTCCCTACCGCTGCGGCAGCGACGGGATTGGACAGGTCGCTCTGATCGGACCGATGCGCATGGCTTACGCCACGGCCCGAGCCGCCGTGCAACGGGTGGCCAGACACCTGGAAATACTGCTCGGCTGA
- the trpB gene encoding tryptophan synthase subunit beta → MTSTLPTGTSPDPVSLQPAARPGAHGRFGRYGGQYVPETLMPALAELEQAAAEAWKDPGFTAELDHLLRNYVGRATPLYEAERLTAHFRRADGGPRIWLKREDLNHTGAHKINNALGQALLALRMGKKRIIAETGAGQHGVATATVCARFGLECVIYMGAEDMRRQALNVFRMRLLGATVQPVTAGTATLKDATSEAIRDWVTNVESTHYILGSVAGPHPYPMLVRDFHAVIGQETKQQCQEAFGRLPDVLLACVGGGSNAMGLFHPFVQDTDVRLIGVEAAGDGVDTGRHAATITEGRVGVLHGAMSLLLQDGDGQVQEAHSISAGLDYPGVGPEHSYLREIGRAEYSAVTDQQALDALRKVSELEGIIPALETAHAFAWLETLCPSLPDGSEIVINCSGRGDKDVNTVADKLGDQL, encoded by the coding sequence GTGACCAGCACCCTGCCGACCGGCACCAGCCCGGATCCAGTCAGTCTGCAACCGGCAGCGCGTCCAGGCGCCCACGGCCGATTCGGGCGCTACGGCGGGCAATACGTGCCGGAAACCCTGATGCCCGCCCTTGCCGAGCTGGAACAGGCAGCGGCCGAGGCCTGGAAAGACCCTGGTTTCACAGCAGAGCTTGACCATCTGCTCAGAAACTATGTGGGACGAGCCACGCCTCTGTACGAGGCGGAACGGCTCACAGCTCACTTCCGCCGGGCCGATGGGGGCCCGCGCATCTGGCTGAAGCGTGAGGATCTCAATCACACCGGTGCCCACAAGATCAACAACGCCCTCGGCCAGGCGTTGCTGGCCCTGCGCATGGGCAAGAAGCGGATCATCGCCGAGACCGGCGCCGGCCAGCACGGCGTCGCTACCGCCACCGTCTGCGCTCGATTCGGTCTGGAGTGCGTGATCTACATGGGTGCAGAGGACATGCGCCGTCAGGCCCTCAATGTGTTTCGGATGCGGTTGCTCGGGGCGACGGTGCAGCCTGTCACCGCTGGCACGGCAACCCTCAAGGACGCCACCAGCGAGGCGATCCGCGACTGGGTCACCAATGTTGAGAGCACCCACTACATCCTCGGCTCGGTGGCCGGTCCCCACCCCTACCCAATGCTGGTGCGTGACTTTCACGCGGTGATTGGTCAGGAAACGAAACAGCAGTGCCAAGAGGCGTTCGGACGCTTGCCGGATGTGTTGCTGGCTTGCGTTGGCGGTGGATCCAACGCCATGGGCCTGTTCCATCCCTTCGTCCAGGACACCGACGTTCGTTTGATTGGCGTTGAGGCCGCGGGTGATGGGGTGGACACCGGTCGCCATGCAGCCACCATCACGGAGGGGCGTGTCGGCGTTCTGCATGGCGCCATGAGCCTGTTGCTCCAGGACGGTGATGGACAGGTCCAGGAAGCACATTCCATCAGCGCCGGACTGGATTACCCGGGTGTTGGCCCCGAGCACAGTTACCTCCGCGAGATCGGGCGCGCTGAATACTCTGCCGTGACGGACCAGCAAGCCCTTGATGCGCTGAGGAAGGTCAGTGAGCTCGAGGGAATCATCCCTGCCCTTGAGACGGCCCACGCATTCGCCTGGCTCGAAACCCTCTGTCCCAGCCTTCCTGATGGGAGCGAGATCGTGATCAACTGTTCCGGCCGGGGTGACAAGGACGTCAACACCGTCGCTGACAAGCTCGGCGACCAGCTCTGA
- a CDS encoding class I SAM-dependent methyltransferase: MTDVVATPRWADSSRGLGRVIELLIGIGLLRRPLFFQARQLIIRTAERNGIPWRKRRSELRLAAEPLVCSSATPGLSPPDYYKVRFHAYEQGNLCWQAAAEAEQATDAMALRVWPEADHSPAQAQKRLRDAIHNAVEPLLTGPLQRVVDLGCSVGVSTLALTHWLNRRADQNGLPRPEVIGLDLSPEMLAVAKVRDAGGLVAEWRHAAAEDTALQAGSLDLISLQFVCHELPQQATHAVLAEAARLLRPGGALVMVDQDPASSVLQKLPAAVATLLKSTEPYIEDYFRLDMPLALKHAGFQHLQVSACDPRHRVIACLR; the protein is encoded by the coding sequence ATGACCGATGTTGTGGCCACTCCCCGCTGGGCAGATTCGAGCCGTGGCCTCGGCCGGGTGATCGAGCTGTTGATCGGGATTGGCCTGTTGCGTCGGCCTTTGTTTTTTCAGGCCCGCCAACTGATCATCCGCACCGCTGAGCGCAACGGCATTCCATGGCGGAAACGGCGCAGCGAACTCCGACTCGCGGCCGAGCCTCTGGTGTGCTCCAGCGCCACCCCCGGGCTGAGTCCGCCTGACTACTACAAGGTGCGATTCCATGCCTATGAGCAGGGCAATCTCTGCTGGCAGGCTGCAGCTGAAGCGGAGCAGGCCACCGATGCGATGGCCCTGCGGGTGTGGCCGGAGGCTGACCACAGCCCCGCACAGGCCCAAAAACGTCTCCGTGATGCCATCCACAACGCTGTGGAGCCGCTGCTGACTGGCCCTTTACAGCGGGTGGTGGACCTGGGTTGTTCCGTTGGCGTCAGCACGCTGGCTCTGACCCATTGGTTGAACCGCCGTGCTGATCAGAACGGGCTGCCCAGGCCTGAGGTGATCGGCCTTGATCTTTCACCGGAGATGCTCGCTGTGGCCAAGGTGAGGGACGCGGGCGGGCTGGTTGCGGAGTGGCGTCACGCTGCAGCTGAGGACACGGCGTTGCAGGCCGGTTCCCTGGATCTGATCAGCCTTCAGTTCGTCTGCCATGAGTTGCCTCAGCAGGCCACCCATGCCGTGCTGGCGGAAGCGGCTCGGTTGCTGCGCCCGGGAGGTGCTCTGGTGATGGTGGATCAGGATCCCGCCTCCTCCGTGCTGCAAAAACTGCCGGCGGCGGTGGCAACCCTGCTCAAGAGCACTGAGCCGTATATCGAGGACTATTTCCGCCTCGACATGCCGCTGGCTCTCAAGCACGCAGGATTTCAGCATTTGCAGGTAAGCGCCTGTGACCCGCGGCATCGCGTGATTGCCTGCTTACGCTAA
- a CDS encoding translation initiation factor has product MPKGGWQEFSSNESLQRPAPTSAATPKPQQMVRVQPTRGGKGGKTVTVIRGLELDVAGMKALLKKLKTKIGSGGSAKDGVIELQGDQVDLALSLLSDEGYRPKRAGG; this is encoded by the coding sequence ATGCCGAAAGGAGGCTGGCAGGAGTTCTCCAGCAACGAAAGTCTGCAACGTCCGGCCCCGACGTCTGCGGCGACGCCGAAGCCTCAGCAAATGGTGAGGGTGCAGCCGACGCGCGGCGGCAAGGGCGGCAAAACGGTGACCGTGATTCGAGGTCTGGAACTGGATGTGGCGGGCATGAAGGCCCTGCTGAAAAAGCTGAAGACCAAGATCGGCAGTGGCGGCAGTGCCAAAGACGGTGTGATCGAACTACAGGGCGATCAGGTGGATCTGGCACTGTCACTGCTCAGCGATGAGGGCTACAGGCCAAAACGCGCTGGTGGGTGA
- the cysC gene encoding adenylyl-sulfate kinase → MTSTAPKATNIVWHEASVDRVARAEQRGHRSAILWFTGLSGSGKSTLANAVNAALFQRGLATYVLDGDNIRHGLCKDLGFSDADREENIRRIGEVAKLFLDSGVIVLTAFVSPFRADRDKARALVADGDFIEIHCAADLSVCESRDPKGLYAKARSGAIKEFTGISSPYEAPENPELKVNTGDQDLDASVDTVIKALEERGVIPAR, encoded by the coding sequence ATGACCTCAACCGCCCCCAAGGCCACCAACATCGTCTGGCATGAGGCCTCTGTCGATCGGGTGGCACGGGCAGAGCAGCGAGGTCATCGCAGCGCCATCCTCTGGTTCACGGGACTGTCTGGCTCCGGCAAAAGCACCCTGGCCAACGCCGTCAACGCAGCACTGTTCCAACGCGGACTAGCCACCTATGTGCTGGATGGCGACAACATCCGCCATGGGCTCTGCAAGGACCTCGGCTTCTCCGATGCCGACCGGGAGGAGAACATTCGCCGCATTGGCGAGGTGGCCAAGCTGTTTCTCGATTCTGGCGTGATCGTTCTCACAGCCTTCGTCTCCCCGTTTCGCGCCGATCGTGACAAGGCCAGGGCTCTGGTGGCAGACGGTGACTTCATCGAAATCCATTGCGCTGCGGATCTGAGCGTTTGCGAATCACGGGATCCGAAAGGGCTGTATGCCAAGGCCCGCAGCGGTGCCATCAAGGAATTCACGGGGATCTCGAGTCCCTACGAAGCACCTGAAAACCCTGAACTGAAGGTCAACACGGGCGATCAGGATCTCGACGCTTCGGTGGACACCGTGATCAAGGCGCTTGAGGAACGGGGGGTGATTCCTGCTCGCTGA